In a genomic window of Occallatibacter riparius:
- the rbsK gene encoding ribokinase, producing the protein MSRPIVVVGSVNLDLVSTAKRIPAPGETLTGDSFQTFHGGKGANQAVAVGRLGHPVSMIAKVGDDDFGKRLRQGLREAGVNVRSVGTAAGTASGVALISVDRKGQNSITVIPGANGTLTPHDLDASLPQLRSAGIILTQLETPLETVEHLCDLAQRLQVPLMLDPAPARALSRKILRQVTYLTPNETEACALRGIPNRDLNQSAARECAEDLLAKGPANVIIKMGARGAFIATRDGLRRMVPSFKVKVVDSTAAGDAFNGGMAVALMRRMAIEEAVRFGAAVAAVSVTRAGAQPAMPTEAEVNTLLQAH; encoded by the coding sequence ATGAGCCGTCCCATCGTAGTAGTCGGAAGCGTGAACCTCGACCTAGTTTCAACCGCTAAGAGAATCCCCGCGCCCGGCGAGACGCTGACCGGAGACAGCTTCCAGACGTTTCACGGCGGCAAGGGAGCCAATCAGGCGGTCGCCGTCGGCCGCCTCGGTCACCCAGTCAGCATGATCGCCAAAGTCGGCGATGACGACTTCGGGAAGCGACTGCGCCAGGGCCTGCGCGAAGCCGGTGTGAACGTGCGCTCCGTAGGTACGGCTGCCGGAACAGCCTCCGGCGTCGCGCTGATCTCCGTCGACCGCAAAGGCCAGAACAGCATCACCGTCATTCCAGGTGCCAACGGAACACTGACCCCGCACGATCTCGACGCCAGCCTTCCACAGCTTCGCTCCGCCGGCATCATCCTTACTCAGCTTGAAACACCGCTCGAAACCGTGGAGCACCTGTGCGACCTCGCCCAGCGCCTCCAGGTTCCTCTTATGCTCGATCCCGCTCCCGCGCGGGCGTTGTCGCGCAAAATTCTGCGCCAGGTCACCTATCTCACACCTAACGAAACTGAAGCGTGCGCCCTGCGCGGCATCCCTAATCGCGACCTCAACCAGTCCGCCGCGCGCGAATGTGCCGAAGATCTCCTCGCCAAGGGACCCGCCAACGTCATCATCAAAATGGGAGCCCGCGGCGCATTCATCGCCACTCGCGATGGCCTCCGCCGCATGGTTCCAAGCTTCAAGGTAAAGGTAGTCGACTCCACCGCCGCCGGCGATGCCTTCAACGGCGGCATGGCCGTAGCGTTGATGCGGCGCATGGCGATCGAGGAGGCAGTCCGCTTCGGCGCGGCCGTAGCGGCGGTGTCGGTCACGC